One Phaseolus vulgaris cultivar G19833 chromosome 2, P. vulgaris v2.0, whole genome shotgun sequence DNA window includes the following coding sequences:
- the LOC137811074 gene encoding lysine-specific demethylase JMJ32 isoform X2, which yields MKEVEELWREVRDLSLGNSGRVERLECPPNPVEFLRDFVTPNKPCIISNAISHWPALSSWPHHAYLSQTLSAATISLHLTPTGAADALAPLHSSLCFASAHVQHVPFPEALSLISNSEPHKLVAYAQQQNDCFRSEYSSLAADCDPHLGWATEAIGSEPEAVNLWIGNQHSQTSFHKDHYENLYAVVTGEKHFILLPPTDVHRLYIREFDLELERPTRHVPWCSVDPYPSVETVDDEMAKFPLYFNGPRPFECTVKAGEVLYLPSMWFHHVRQGADDGGLTIAVNYWYDMQFDVKYAYFNFLQSIQYRSTPSPMLKDNLAEEIDSGPDEYES from the exons ATGAAGGAGGTAGAGGAACTGTGGAGGGAAGTAAGGGATTTGAGCTTGGGAAACAGTGGAAGAGTAGAGAGACTAGAGTGTCCACCTAACCCAGTTGAATTCCTGAGAGACTTCGTAACTCCAAACAAGCCATGCATAATCTCCAACGCCATCTCACACTGGCCCGCACTCTCTTCCTGGCCCCACCACGCCTACCTCTCCCAAACCCTCTCCGCCGCCACCATCTCCCTCCACCTCACCCCCACCGGCGCCGCCGACGCCCTCGCCCCTCTCCATTCCTCCCTCTGCTTCGCCTCCGCGCACGTGCAGCACGTGCCCTTCCCCGAAGCCCTTAGCCTCATCTCCAATTCGGAACCCCACAAGCTTGTGGCTTACGCGCAGCAACAAAACGATTGCTTTCGCTCTGAGTATTCGTCTCTCGCCGCTGACTGTGATCCGCACCTCGGTTGGGCCACCGAAGCTATTGGGTCTGAGCCCGAAGCTGTGAACCTTTGGATTGGTAACCAACATTCCCAAACCTCGTTCCACAAGGATCATTACGAGAATCTCTACGCTGTTGTCACTGGGGAGAAACACTTTATCTTGCTGCCACCTACTGATGTTCATCGCTTGTACATTC GAGAGTTCGATTTGGAGCTTGAGAGGCCAACAAGACATGTGCCTTGGTGCAGTGTGGATCCATATCCTTCTGTGGAGACCGTGGATGATGAGATGGCCAAATTTCCCCTGTACTTCAATGGCCCTCGGCCTTTTGAATGTACTGTGAAGGCCGGGGAGGTTCTCTATTT GCCTAGCATGTGGTTCCATCATGTTAGACAGGGTGCGGATGATGGAGGATTAACTATTGCAGTAAATTATT GGTACGATATGCAGTTCGATGTTAAGTATGCTTATTTCAACTTCTTACAATCTATCCAATATCGATCCACTCCAAGTCCAATGCTAAAAGATAATTTGGCTGAGGAGATAGATTCAGGTCCTGATGAATATGAATCTTGA
- the LOC137811074 gene encoding lysine-specific demethylase JMJ32 isoform X1: MKEVEELWREVRDLSLGNSGRVERLECPPNPVEFLRDFVTPNKPCIISNAISHWPALSSWPHHAYLSQTLSAATISLHLTPTGAADALAPLHSSLCFASAHVQHVPFPEALSLISNSEPHKLVAYAQQQNDCFRSEYSSLAADCDPHLGWATEAIGSEPEAVNLWIGNQHSQTSFHKDHYENLYAVVTGEKHFILLPPTDVHRLYIRQYPAATYTYSSDTGEFDLELERPTRHVPWCSVDPYPSVETVDDEMAKFPLYFNGPRPFECTVKAGEVLYLPSMWFHHVRQGADDGGLTIAVNYWYDMQFDVKYAYFNFLQSIQYRSTPSPMLKDNLAEEIDSGPDEYES; this comes from the exons ATGAAGGAGGTAGAGGAACTGTGGAGGGAAGTAAGGGATTTGAGCTTGGGAAACAGTGGAAGAGTAGAGAGACTAGAGTGTCCACCTAACCCAGTTGAATTCCTGAGAGACTTCGTAACTCCAAACAAGCCATGCATAATCTCCAACGCCATCTCACACTGGCCCGCACTCTCTTCCTGGCCCCACCACGCCTACCTCTCCCAAACCCTCTCCGCCGCCACCATCTCCCTCCACCTCACCCCCACCGGCGCCGCCGACGCCCTCGCCCCTCTCCATTCCTCCCTCTGCTTCGCCTCCGCGCACGTGCAGCACGTGCCCTTCCCCGAAGCCCTTAGCCTCATCTCCAATTCGGAACCCCACAAGCTTGTGGCTTACGCGCAGCAACAAAACGATTGCTTTCGCTCTGAGTATTCGTCTCTCGCCGCTGACTGTGATCCGCACCTCGGTTGGGCCACCGAAGCTATTGGGTCTGAGCCCGAAGCTGTGAACCTTTGGATTGGTAACCAACATTCCCAAACCTCGTTCCACAAGGATCATTACGAGAATCTCTACGCTGTTGTCACTGGGGAGAAACACTTTATCTTGCTGCCACCTACTGATGTTCATCGCTTGTACATTCGTCAGTACCCTGCTGCCACTTACACATATTCTTCG GATACAGGAGAGTTCGATTTGGAGCTTGAGAGGCCAACAAGACATGTGCCTTGGTGCAGTGTGGATCCATATCCTTCTGTGGAGACCGTGGATGATGAGATGGCCAAATTTCCCCTGTACTTCAATGGCCCTCGGCCTTTTGAATGTACTGTGAAGGCCGGGGAGGTTCTCTATTT GCCTAGCATGTGGTTCCATCATGTTAGACAGGGTGCGGATGATGGAGGATTAACTATTGCAGTAAATTATT GGTACGATATGCAGTTCGATGTTAAGTATGCTTATTTCAACTTCTTACAATCTATCCAATATCGATCCACTCCAAGTCCAATGCTAAAAGATAATTTGGCTGAGGAGATAGATTCAGGTCCTGATGAATATGAATCTTGA
- the LOC137811073 gene encoding pentatricopeptide repeat-containing protein At1g31790, protein MVLITAPVPTLPSHHLLLDQNLDPKNHKPRTLSSPSHQLELLPPLRYPIHTFPRPLIPQTTTFTKKEIKKKKRKEATTLDILHLMDALPFPITIDIYTSLIKECTVSGDPETAIELYTHISKSDIKPPLPFLNRILIMFVSCGMLENARHMFEKMRVRDFNSWATLFVAYYDNAEYEEATAVFVNMLGQLGMLQFPPWIWACLLRACACTLNVPLGLQVHGWLLKLGACDHVLLSSSLINFYGRFTCLEDASAVFNGVSRHNTLTWTAKIVSGCRERHFSEVFGDFREMGMRGVKKDCFTFSSVLKACGKMLNQERCGEQVHADAIKLGLISDHYVQCSLIAMYGRCGLLTDAKDVFEMTREERKVDCWNAMLMGYTQNGFHIEAVKFLYQMQAAGMQPWESLLKKLRIACGSITYSNMN, encoded by the coding sequence ATGGTACTCATCACTGCACCTGTGCCAACACTACCTTCCCACCACCTATTGTTAGACCAAAACCTTGATCCGAAGAACCACAAACCACGTACTTTGTCTTCTCCCAGCCATCAACTCGAGCTTCTACCACCGCTGCGCTACCCCATTCACACCTTCCCACGTCCCCTTATTCCTCAAACAACTACTTTCACCAAGAAGgagataaagaaaaagaagagaaaagaggCTACAACCTTAGACATATTGCACTTGATGGACGCTCTACCTTTTCCTATAACCATTGACATATACACTTCTTTGATAAAAGAGTGCACTGTTTCCGGCGACCCAGAAACTGCCATTGAGTTGTACACTCACATCTCCAAGAGCGACATCAAACCACCCTTGCCTTTCCTCAATCGGATTCTCATTATGTTCGTGTCCTGTGGTATGTTGGAAAATGCACGCCACATGTTTGAAAAAATGCGTGTAAGGGACTTCAACTCTTGGGCGACCTTGTTTGTTGCTTACTATGATAATGCCGAGTATGAGGAGGCCACGGCTGTTTTTGTCAACATGTTAGGTCAATTGGGTATGTTGCAGTTTCCTCCATGGATATGGGCTTGTCTTCTCAGGGCTTGTGCATGCACTTTGAATGTGCCTCTGGGATTGCAAGTTCATGGATGGTTGTTGAAGTTGGGTGCTTGTGATCATGTGCTTCTCAGCAGCTCCTTGATAAACTTTTACGGGAGATTTACGTGCCTGGAAGATGCGAGTGCTGTCTTCAATGGGGTGTCGCGGCACAACACGCTGACTTGGACGGCAAAAATCGTTAGTGGTTGCAGGGAAAGGCATTTCTCTGAGGTTTTTGGCGACTTCAGGGAGATGGGAATGCGAGGGGTGAAGAAGGACTGCTTCACGTTTTCTAGTGTTCTCAAGGCTTGTGGAAAGATGCTGAATCAGGAACGATGTGGTGAACAAGTCCATGCTGATGCCATCAAACTTGGGCTGATCTCGGATCACTATGTGCAGTGTAGTTTGATTGCCATGTATGGAAGATGTGGGTTGTTGACAGATGCAAAAGATGTGTTTGAGATGACCCGAGAGGAGAGAAAGGTTGATTGTTGGAATGCTATGCTTATGGGTTACACACAGAATGGTTTCCACATTGAAGCTGTCAAGTTTCTGTATCAGATGCAGGCAGCTGGAATGCAGCCCTGGGAATCTCTgcttaaaaaattaagaattgcTTGTGGCAGTATTACCTACTCAAACATGAATTAA